The proteins below come from a single Alligator mississippiensis isolate rAllMis1 chromosome 2, rAllMis1, whole genome shotgun sequence genomic window:
- the SYT13 gene encoding synaptotagmin-13 isoform X2: MKIQVNEELFVLPQNVPGVVKDVCVTERLNPERAASCNQVPELQYSLGYDRQKAELCVAFLEAMHGSMIGDQDPGSHCYILGTVVTKSGITEAQTELKKKALHTIWEEALLFPVAEEEMPEGTLTLTLRTCDKFSRHSIVGELKLSLAEVGEPFGTAQWEKLKTLEKVPSTGYGEVLLSISYLPAANRLLVVIIKAKNLHSKQLKVLLGNDVFVKVTLKHQSVKLKKKQTKHAKHKINPVWNEMIMFEVPHELLRASTVELEMMTQESRGQNQSLGKCSLGLHATSTEKNHWEEMLRNPRRQIAMWHQLHM, encoded by the exons atgaagATACAAGTCAATGAGGAGTTATTTGTTCTCCCTCAAAATG TTCCAGGTGTGGTAAAGGATGTGTGTGTCACAGAGCGCCTGAATCCTGAGAGAGCAGCCAGCTGTAACCAGGTCCCTGAGCTCCAATATTCCCTTGGCTATGACCGACAGAAAGCTGAGCTGTGTGTGGCATTTCTGGAGG CTATGCATGGAAGTATGATAGGGGACCAGGACCCTGGCAGTCACTGCTACATATTGGGCACTGTGGTGACTAAGTCAGGCATCACTGAGGCCCAGACAGAGCTGAAGAAGAAAGCACTTCACACCATCTGGGAAGAAGCTCTGCTGTTTCCAGTAGCTGAGGAAGAGATGCCAGAGGGGACACTGACTCTTACTTTGAGGACCTGTGATAAGTTCTCTAGGCACAGCATTGTTGGGGAACTTAAACTGAGCCTGGCTGAGGTGGGGGAACCCTTTGGAACAGCCCAGTGGGAGAAACTGAAGACCCTGGAGAAG GTGCCATCTACAGGCTATGGGGAGGTTCTTCTTTCTATCAGCTATCTGCCAGCAGCAAACCGGCTGCTAGTTGTGATCATAAAGGCCAAGAATCTCCATTCCAAACAGCTGAAAGTTCTCCTGGGAAATG ATGTGTTTGTCAAGGTGACACTGAAGCATCAGTCTGTGAAGCTGAAGAAGAAGCAGACAAAACATGCAAAGCACAAAATCAACCCTGTCTGGAATGAGATGATCATGTTTGAGGTGCCTCATGAGCTGTTGCGCGCCTCGACTGTGGAGCTGGAGATGATGACCCAGGAGAGCAGAGGGCAGAACCAGTCACTGGGCAAGTGCAGTCTAGGTTTGCATGCTACCAGCACAGAGAAGAACCATTGGGAAGAGATGCTGAGGAACCCCAGGAGGCAGATAGCCATGTGGCATCAACTTCACATGTAG